DNA from Orbaceae bacterium lpD01:
TGTTTGAAACGACAACTGTTGTTGAACCTGGACAAACGGTTTTAACGCCAACTGGTTTGGCGATGCATATTGCTGATCCTGGTTTAGCCGCTTTAGTTCTACCTCGTTCAGGCCTTGGTTCAAAATATGGTATTGTGCTCGGTAATCTAGTTGGTTTAATCGATTCTGATTATCAGGGCCAACTTTTTGTGCCATTATGGAATCGCAGTGAGAGCGCTTTTACGGTTGAGCCGGGTGATCGAATTGCACAATTAATTATTGTGCCGGTCGTACAAGCGGATTTTAATATTGTCGATGATTTTATTGAATCAGAGCGTGGTGCCGGTGGTTTTGGTCACTCTGGTCATAAGTAATAATAGTCTGTAGAAGGTTTGGCTGTGACAAATAAGAAAAAGAATAGGAAGGAAGACATCCTGCAAGCGTTGGCAACGATGCTTGAGTCACATGAGGGCTCACAGCGGATCACGACAGCTAAGCTTGCTGCGACAGTTGGTGTGTCGGAAGCTGCGCTTTATCGTCATTTTCCGAGTAAAACCCATATGTTCGATAGCTTGATCTCATATATGGAAGATATTTTACTGAGTCGCATTAATTTGATTTTGCAAGATGAGAAGGAGACATTTGCACGTGTTCGCTTGATTCTCGCCCTTATTTTAGGCTTTAGTGAGAAAAATCCGGGTTTGACGCGAATTATGACCGGACACGCGTTAATGTTTGAAAATGATTTACTACAAGATCGGGTGAGTCAGTTATTTGAAAGGATAGAGACACAAATACGCCAGGTATTACGTGAGAAGAAAATCAGAGAAGGAAGTGCCTTTGCACATGATGAACGACTGTTATCAAGCCAGTTACTGGCTTTTTGCGAAGGCATGATGTCTCGATATGTGCGTTCTGGATTCAAGTATTTACCAACAGCAGATTTTGAGGTTCGCTGGTCATTGTTAGAAAAGCAGCTGTATTAAACGATGAGGATCATCTATGTGGGCGCGGTTTACTGAACTATTTTTGAAGTATGATGGTGTCGTTTTGGGTTATTTGATCAATATATTATTAGCGTTAGTTATTTTTCTGGTGGGGAACTATTTATCCACATTCCTTTCTCGCTTGCTAAAAAGATTACTGTTAAGAAAAGAGGTGGATCCGACGTTAATTGGCTTCTCCTCATCATTGTTAAAATATACTGTGCTGACATTAACTATCATTACTGTATTAGGTCGTTTAGGACTTGAAACCGCCTCTTTCGTGGCAATTCTAGGTGCTGCTGGTTTAGCGATTGGCTTAGCGCTGCAAAGTTCATTATCCAATTTCGCTGCGGGTATTTTATTACTTATCTTTAGGCCCTTTAAAGAGGGCGATCTTATCGATGTCGGGATGCTTGGCACGGTTGAATCGATACAAATTTTTTCAACCACGTTAACTCTCAGTGATGGTCGTATCGTTGTTATTCCTAATAGTAAAATATCCGCTAATAATATTATTAACTATACGCGGGATCCTAATCGTCGGATTGATTTAACTATCGCCGTCGAATATGGTGCTGACATCCTCAAAGTCAAACAGACTTTAATGGCTGCCATTAAGCAAACCGCAAATGTTTTAGCCGATCGCTCGGTGAGTATTCGACTTGATGCGCTGGCCGATTCTTCATTAAATTTTTCGGTTCAGGTTTGGGTGACGAACAGCGATTACAGTGATGTAAGAGCAAATTTATTAGAAAATATTAAGAATGCGCTTGATAATAACCAAATTAAGATTCCTTATCCAACGATTGATCTGAATCTGAATAAACCGATTGATAATAAAGAGAGTGATAATCAACAGACTAGTAACCAACCGGTAGATCTGGCAAAGTAAGATTGATCAGCTCGTATCGAGATTGATATGCGTGCTGATTGCTTCCACCGTGATAATATTGTCAAGGTGAGATGACGGTATGTTTATACTGTTGTTTGTTAGATTTATAGGTTATCTTGATAGTCAGGATTAGAGATCCTGGTCCATATTTAAAGCCGGTTTATCGCAGCCAGGACAGCCAACAATCTTTGCGGGTACGCCTGCA
Protein-coding regions in this window:
- the dut gene encoding dUTP diphosphatase, with the translated sequence MKKTIDIKILDTRLGHAFPLPTYATSGSAGIDLRAMFETTTVVEPGQTVLTPTGLAMHIADPGLAALVLPRSGLGSKYGIVLGNLVGLIDSDYQGQLFVPLWNRSESAFTVEPGDRIAQLIIVPVVQADFNIVDDFIESERGAGGFGHSGHK
- the slmA gene encoding nucleoid occlusion factor SlmA — encoded protein: MAVTNKKKNRKEDILQALATMLESHEGSQRITTAKLAATVGVSEAALYRHFPSKTHMFDSLISYMEDILLSRINLILQDEKETFARVRLILALILGFSEKNPGLTRIMTGHALMFENDLLQDRVSQLFERIETQIRQVLREKKIREGSAFAHDERLLSSQLLAFCEGMMSRYVRSGFKYLPTADFEVRWSLLEKQLY
- a CDS encoding mechanosensitive ion channel; this encodes MWARFTELFLKYDGVVLGYLINILLALVIFLVGNYLSTFLSRLLKRLLLRKEVDPTLIGFSSSLLKYTVLTLTIITVLGRLGLETASFVAILGAAGLAIGLALQSSLSNFAAGILLLIFRPFKEGDLIDVGMLGTVESIQIFSTTLTLSDGRIVVIPNSKISANNIINYTRDPNRRIDLTIAVEYGADILKVKQTLMAAIKQTANVLADRSVSIRLDALADSSLNFSVQVWVTNSDYSDVRANLLENIKNALDNNQIKIPYPTIDLNLNKPIDNKESDNQQTSNQPVDLAK